Part of the Aggregatilinea lenta genome, TTCTTCCTGCATAATTTCCAGCAGCGCAAAACCGTCCTTGCGGCGGGTTTGGTTCTCCACGGTGTTGAGAAAGTCGATCACATTCTGGTCAGTGGGGCGAGTCTTGTTTTCGGACATGCTCAAACCTCCTGATTCTGCTACGCGTGCTCCGGTGTGTTCCGGCGGATGGGTTTGAATGCCGCGATGACTGTCATACGCTATTTTCGCACAACCTATCAACACGTCAGAATCATCGAGGCCCGGTCGGGTGACCGGGCCTCGTCGCGTTCGGGCTGAAACGTCCGTCTAGCTGGGAATCTCGCGCAGGGCCTCTTTGAGGTGTGTGCGTAGCGCCAGGATCAGCTCGCGGTAGAAGCCGCGCGCGCTGTCCGGCGAGAGCACGACGTCATGATAGAAGCTGCCCGACGCGCGCTCCACCAGCCACAGATCGACGCCGAAGAACGGCACTTCCGGCTGGTCGTCGAGCTTGTCGAACTTGATGCGGCGCAGAGCCAGCAGCAGCGACTGGTAACGCTCCGGCGGAATGGGATAGCTGAAACGCACATCCTTGCCCGGTTTGTCGTAGACGACCGTCAGCGGCGCGGCCCCGGTATGGTTGCGCGTCAGCGTCGCCACCTGATTCGGATGCCGCCCGTCATGGTATTGAATCGTGATCCGGAATGCCTCGTTGATGCCGGGCTGAAACGTCAGGTGTCGCAGTTCGTCCTGACTCAGCCGCAGCGCGATGAGGCGGATCGGGTCCGCACGTCGTACTTCCATCGCCAGGCCCCCCTGGTCTAACTATTTATCTTCAATTTTAGTACGAAAAAGGTCAATCACCCGCTTTGATAGGACTAAAGTATGCCCCGCGCTTATCGATTTAAAAAATCGCCCCAGTCAGCGCGACGCAGTGAACCGTGAGGAATTCGGACGCGACGTTCTTGCTACAATTTATAACACATCCGGTTTTTAATCGTTGCGCCGCTCAAAGCAGCGATCGCAGCATGGGCAGCAGCGGCGTAAGATCCGGTTCCTCGAGCGTGATCGTCGCCGCCTCGCGCACGCGGCTATCGTAGGGCATGATCGCCGCGCTCCACCCCACTTGCTCGAACATGGGGATGTCGAGCATCGACGCCCCAAACGCGATGCACTCATCCGCCGCCGCACCCGCCTGCACCCTGACCTGCGCGACCAGCTCACCGCGTGCGTTGTCGTCCAGGCACAGGTCGATCTCGCCCGTCAGCCGCCCATCTTCGACGCACAGCGTATTAGCGAACCAGTAGCGCGCGTCAAGCTGTGCCGCCTCTGGCCGGAGCTGCAAATCAAACCCGCTGCTGATCAGCACCAACTCCACACCCGACGACCGCAGCAGCTGCGCCACATCCGCCGCGCCGGGCAACCAGGCGAGCTGGCCGAGCAGCATTTCGACCCGCTCCGCGTCCTGCCCTTCCCACAGTTCCGCTTCGGCCTCGTGCCAGCGGGCCACGTCCTGCGGGCGGCGCTGGTACTGGAACGTGTATTCCAGCGACTCGTCCATCAGGTCGAGGCGGCGGTGCAGGTAGTCGTACGGGTTGAATTGGGGGTGCAGCGTGCCGATGACGTTAAAAAACGCGAGTTTGATAGGACGGGGCATGACAGTCTCCCAGGCTTAGTTTGTGAATGAAATCACTATTGCCTCCAGTCTAGCGTGCGGAGCCGCTCGCGCTGTAGTGCCAAACGGCGCGATCCGCATCACCAATGAGCATCAAGGGGGCGGAGAATGGGGAACGGGGTTGGCGCTTTGGGATCATAGTCAGCCGAAACGGTGTCGTACCAAGAGCACCTCACCCCCTGGCCCCTCTTCAATCAGATTGGAGAGGGGGGAAACGAGCGGCAGCGAGTGGGGGTGAGGTTGCTTGTTTCACACCTCAACGCGCTAAAAATCAGTCCAGTACATCGGGGCGTAAACATGTCTCTGATTACGTAGGGGGTGAGCTTGCTCGACCCGGTAGGGGCATGTCATGAATTGCCCCTAGACACAAACGGGCGATGCAAGCATCGCCCCTACGAAAAACCACCGGCTGACTTCTGCGGCGCTGTACTCGCTACTCTGCCGGGGCACTCACCACCAGGAAGCCCAGGTCGCGGGCGAAGACCATCTGATGCCACGCCAGCACGCGCACGCCGCCCAACTGATCCCCCTCGGCCAGCGGGGCGGGATCGTCCACGCGCATCACCACCAGCGCGACCGGCGGCAGCCCATCTGCTTCCACGCCCACTGCGCGGTCGAGCGTCCACAGATCGGACATCGGCTGCCGGGTGCGCAGACTCGTGTATTTCTGCATGCGCTCGGCCAGCGCGTCCGCCATCGCCTGCGCATCGACGCCGGGCGGGAAGGTCACGGCCAGCACCAGCGACGTCGCGCCCGGCGTATGAAACGTGGCAAAGGTCGTCAGCAGATAGGGCAAGAGCGCGGGATCGTTCTGCTCGACCAGCTGCGCCTGGAGCGCGGCGATCTGTTCTGCCGTAGCGTTCTGGCCCAGCAGCATCAGGGCCGGATCGTCGGCCTGCAAGCCCTCGACGAAGATCGCCCCGACGAGCGGCCCCGCGTCGGCCAGCGCCTCGTCGTTCAGCGCGGTCACAGCTGCGCGGTAGATGGGCAGATCCGCAACCGATTCAGCCTTGGAGGCATCCGCAGCCAGCGCGTCAGTCGCGATCGCCGTCGCCCGCGCGACCAGCAGCGTGCCGTCATCCAGTACGGCGATCCGGTTCAGCGCCCCCAGACGCCCCACCGGGGGGCCGTCGAAAGTGAGGTCCATCTCGTAATCGTCCTGGTAGCTGTACAGCATACCCGGATCTGCCGCCGTCGCGGCGTAACCGTTGGCGGTCAGCGCCGCCGCAATGGCATCGGGATCGGCGTTGGTCTGCAGCACCGTCAGCGTATCCGGCGGGTTGGAGGTGTAGACGAAACGATCGGTAGTAAACAGGTCGAAGCCGTAATAGTCGCCCTGGTCCGGCTCGGTGAAGAGGTAGTGCAGGCCCAGCACCTCCGGCGGCAGGGTTTGATCCGGCATGACGAACAGCACTTTGGCGCGCGTGTCCGGGTCGAGGTCGTCCAGCTCATCCTGATCCGCCAGCGGCGTGATGCCCCAGCTATCGTACCACGCGGCCAGATCGCCGTACACGATCATGCTGCGGTTTTCCGGCGTATCGAGCACGAGGCCCATCAGCGGCAGCCTGCTGCGATCCGCCGACTGCCCGCGTACGGACGCGCCCGGCAGCAGCGCCGCCAGCGCAAGCACGCTCACCAGCACCAGGATAAGAATCCGTTTCATGATCGCCTCCTGTAAATGTCTTGTATGTGGATTCATGATTCCAACTGACGCGCTGTGGCTCACCTGACGTCGAATTCGAGCGTGTACTGCAATACCCGGTCCAGGTACAGATCGACGGCATACTGGCCCACCGGCCAGCCTTCATCCGGGGCCTGAGCGCGGAAGACCTTGCCGCCGCTGCCTTCCAGCGAAAACGAGCCGATCAGGTAGTCCGGCTCCACGCCGGCAGCCTGCACGATGCGCCACGCCGCCGTCGAGGACGTGTCATCGCTCCCGCCCTTCACCTCGACCAGGAGATAAAACGTGTCGCCGGGCGCATAGGTGTACGTCTCGCGATCGCCGTCTTCGTCGGCGGCCATGCGCGCGTTCTCGAAATGGGCCGGACCGCCGCCGCTGCAAGCTGCCGCCGCCAGCACCAGCGCGCCCAGGACCACACTCAGCATCCACCATGTTCGTCTCGCCATGCCGCCTCTGTTTCCCGATCGCCGTCCATACCTTTCATCCCATGCCTTGATATCATAACGCGAGCGCGGCGTCCGTTCCCACCCGCCGGGGCAGCCCGGCATCGGCCAACCGACGGGAAGCCGTCCGTGACAGCACTCACAGAGGTGTTATGATCGGCGCGCGCTGCCCGTACCAGGAGGTCTGTCATGAGTCGGTTCGCGCGCCGGGGACTGCCCGGCCTTGTCGCGTGTGTGATCCTGCTGCTCGCCCTGCCCATCGTGCCCGGAGCACCCGCCGCCCACGCCCAAAACGGCTGCGACGGCCTGATCGCGCCCCGCCTGACACCGGGCGGCGCGGGACGCGTCAGCTCGTCTCTCGGCGTCAGCCTGAAAAACGTACCCGCGACCAGCGCAGGCGGCGCAACCGAACTCGCCACGCTGCCCACAGACACCGTGTTCACCGTGCTCGACGGGCCGCAGTGCAACCAGGGCTACGCCTGGTGGCAGATCCAGTTACCGAGTGGCGTTACAGGGTGGGCCGCCGAGGGCAACGCGACCGATTACTTCCTGGAGCCGACCACGATCGGGCTGTATACCTACCGTCGCAGCCCGGACGCGACGACCGTCACGCGCTTCTTCGTGACGCCGGATGGCGCGGCGCGGCAGGAAGCCGTGTTCACCGTGCCGCCCCTCGACGCGACGCCCGCCAGCGCATGGCAGCAGGTCGAGCTGGACACGCTCACGCAAGGACTCACCGACGTCGCGCAGAACTGCCCGGAGCGGTTCGTGGGCACGCCCTGGGCGGACGAGGCAGCGCGAACCGATCCCACCAACGTGGCACTGCCCGTACTGGATTACACTATTTATCCCGCCCCGGCGGGCGACCGGCTGCTGCTGGTGCGCTCACTGATGCTGCCCCTGCCGCGCTGCGTGACCGCCCTGCCGGACGAAGCCGGCATGACGCGCGTCACGCTGCTCGCCGAAGACGGCACGGAAACCGAGTTGTTCCCCTTCCCGCAGCACGGAACGATCCCGGCGTCCCAGGATCGCTACGCGCTCTCCGAGCCGGACGCGCCGCGCGTGTATCTGGACGAGATCAAATGGTCGCCGGACGGGGGATACATCGCGTTCGTGGTGGCCTACCGCGACACGTGCGAGGACGCGGACTGCTACCGCTTCCAGATGTACGTCTATAACACGGGCAGTGGCCAGCTCTACGTGCCCGGCGAGGGGCGGCACGTCGCCTGGGCCAACAACGGCGCGCAGCTTCTGGCCTTCCGCCTGCTGGCCGAAGGCGACACGCAGCGCGGCCACCTGTACAGCATGAATCCCGACGGCACGGGGCGCCAGGAGGTGTGGCTTCCGGGCGGCGCGGTGTACCTCTCCTCGACGCAGACCGCGCTCGGCTTCCCCTGGAACGCGGGCGGCACGCGTGTGCTGATCGGCAACGGCGGGACCGAGCAAGTGATGATGCTCAACATCGTGGACCGGGGCCTGACCTCGCCCGCCGCCGTGCCGGACATCGCCGCGCCGCTGAACCGGCTCTCGGTCGATTTCGTCAAGGGCGATTCGGCGCTGCTGTGGACGACGATCCGGGGCCAGTTCGTGCTGCAGGACGTGCGCAGCGGGGAAGCGGTACGCCTGACCAGTGAAGTCGCCTCGACCGGCGTGCCCCTGCGCGAGGTGCGGCCCTTCTCGACCGGGCTGCACGTGCTATTGGAAATGTCGAACGGCACGGCCTACGTGCTCGACCTCACCGCCGACCGCCTGACGCAGGTCGTATTCGGGGGATAAGACAGACACCCGCTTCTCCCACGCAAGCGGAGAGAAGCGGGAAAAAGATGTAGGGGCGTATTGCGATACGCCCCTACGAAGGCCTGCGTCCCGCCCTACTCCGGCCCGATCAGCGTGACGGTCACCGAGTCGCGCGTGAACTCGAACGGCACCTGGATCGTCACGAGCGTGCCGTCCGGCTCCAACGTGGTGTTCAGCGTCCCGGCCAGCGGCAGCGCGCTGCCGTCCGCACCGACACCCAACGCCGGACCGTACCCGTACGGTGTGGCCTCGGTATAGGCCTGGACGTGCGCGCCCGTGCCCTCCGTCACCTCCACGTCGATCACCACGGCCTCGCCATCGCCCGGTTCCAGCCGGACCAGAGCCAGCGGCTCGCGGTAGGACACGATCACGTCCAGCGGCTCGCCAGCGGCCAGATCGTACACCGGCATCACCGCCGGGTGCAGCGCATATGGCTCGGTCGCGTGCACCAGCAGGTGGAACGTCCCACCGCCCACGTAATACAGGATCATCCTGGCCAGCGGCGCGTCGTCGTCGCTGCTCCACGCGTTGTCGAGCACATCCGGCGTGACCAGCGGCGTATCGGACGGCATCCAGCCCGAATTCCGGTACGGCTGTTGATACGCAACCCACAAAAAGCCGCCATCCGCCGCACCGTCTTCCGCTTCGACGGTGAACGGCTCATCCGTCGCCGCGTCGAATGCCAGGACCTGATAGGGCTGGTCCGCATCCGGCGTCACGCTCGTATCCTCCCACGCCATCGCCTGCGGCGTGACCGCAAACGCCTGCACCGTGTACGGCGCTGCGCCTTCCAGCGACGCCGGACGCCGCAGCGTCAGCTCGACCGCGAGCTGTGAATCGGGATCGTCCAGGCCGGGATAGAGGAGCACGAAGCGCACCGGACCGTCGCCGCCCCCACCGCCCTCGCTCGAACAGTCGGTGTTGTCCGACGAGGCGGTCACCACGCGCGTGCAGGTGCCGGGCAGGACCACCCGCTCGGCGTCCACCGCGAGGACCACATCCTGCCCGGCAGGCACGTCAACGCTGTAGGTGATGCCCGCACCGGACGCAAGCGTGCCGCTGACCGGCTCCCCAAAGACCAGGGGCGTGGACGGTACATCGTCGGGTGGCGGGGTCGAGTCGCCAGACTGGGCCAGCGCCGGGCTGAACGACGCCAGCAGAAGGAGGGCCAGTGATGCCAAACCCAATAACCGCGCCAAACACGACATGCTGATCTCCTGGGTATGCGTTCGACAACGCAGAATGCACAAGGCCTATCTATGGCTTAGAGCTGCATAGATCTGCACTTAGTATAAACAACAACGTGGCCAGCCTGGAAGATAATTTCTTCTATACACTTATATAAACGTGCAAAGCCCCGTCGCATTTTGCGTTCCCCTCGTGGCAGCGTACAATCGTGAAGGGTCGAAGCTGGAATGCGCGCCAGGATCGGGCCGAGCGCAGCCAAGACGAGATGGAGCAGCGGATGAGGGGCCTCGTAAATTTCTTCTTGTTCGTACTGGTGACTGCCGTCGTGTGCGCGGGGGTGGCGGGCGCGGCCTACGTGATGGCGGATCGCTTCGAGGTCAAGACCGACGCCCACACGGAGCAGATCGAGACGGACGACGTCACGCCCACCGCAAACGACGGCCCAGTGACTACATCGCCTGCCGCGACGGAGGACGCCTCCAGCGCAGCGCCGGATCTGGCTGCCACGGCCACCCCCCGGCCCAGCGCCACACCGAACGTCACCGCCACGCCCAACGCGACCAGCACACCCGCCTTCACCGTCTGGACGATCTTCGCCCAGCAGAGCGTCAACATACGCGAATGCCCGGCCCAGACCTGCCGCCTGATCGCGCTGCTGCGGCCCGGCACGGAGATCCACGTACTGGATACAGTGGACAACTGGCACGAGATCCTGCTGGACGATGGCCAGATCGGCTACGTCGCCACCTACTTGACCCGCGAGGCGACACCCGCCCCCTAACCTGCCGGATAGCGAGATCACCCTTCATGCCTTCAGCCAAGCGCTCCCTCCCGCTCCTGCTGGTCGTTGCCGTATTGCTCGGCGGCTTCGCGCTGCGCGTGCACAACGCGGACGCGGTGCCGGTCTTCGTGGACGAGTACAACCACATCCGGCGCGCGCAGGCCGCCTATGATTTTTCGTATAACCCCATGGAAATTAGCCACGGCAAGCTGCTGTTTTATTACTGGATCGGGCTGTTCGATCCGCAGGGAGAAGGTACGCTGCTGGTGTCGCGCTGGGCGGATGCCCTGGCCTCGCTGCTGACCTGCGCGGCGGCGGGCGGCGCGGCCAAACTGCTCTTTGGACGGCGCGCGCTGGTGCCCGCGATGGCCTTCTACGCGCTGGTGCCGTTCGCGGTATTCTTCGACCGCACCGCCCTGGCCGACCCACTGGCGGGCGCACTGGCGTCGCTGGCAGCGTGGAGCAGCCTGATCGTTGTGCGCCGCCCGACCGTACGCCGAGGGCTGGCGGCGGGCCTGCTGATTACGCTGGCCGTGCTGGCCAAGCTGACCACGGCTGGCGTCCTGGCGCTGCCGGTTGCCGGTGCGATCGTGCTGGGTGACGTCGCGTGGCCGCGCCGGGATTGGACCAGCGTCCGCGCCTGGATCGGGGCGTTGTGGCGGCGCTACCGGCGCGCGTGGATCGCGGTGGGCGGCGTGTTTACGCTGGCAGCGGCAGTGGTGCTTGCGCTCACCCTGGAGAGCGCGATCAACGGCGAAAACACCTATCTGCTCGATACGCATCTCGTCCAGCAGGAACCGGGCACGAACAGCCTGCTGGTCGAAAAGTGGGGCGACATCCGCGACCGGGGCGAAACCCTGATCTCCGCACCGCTGTCGCTGGTAATGATCGTGCTGCTGGTCGTGCTGCTGTGGCGCAAGCCGCGCCCGGCGATCTACGCGCTGGCATGGCTGCTGGCGATCTGGATTCCTAATCTGGCGCTGGCGGATGACGTGCAGTCGCGCTACCTCATGGCGGGTGTCGGCGCGCTGGCGGCGCTGTTCGGCGGGGAGATGGTCGCCGGGGGCGCACTGCTGGGCGACTGGATCGCGCGGGGCCGCGACGAGCTTGCGCGCGCCAGGTGGCGGCACTGGGCCACGGCAGGTCTGGCAAGCGTGATCCTGGTCGTGTGGGCGGTAGGCTTCGCGCTGCCGTTCGACGTGAAAGCCTCGACCGATCCGGCGTCGCTCAAGCTGCCCTGGCGGGATTCGCACGACTACTTCAATTATATCTACAACGCGTGGGGCATCCGCGAGACGATGGCCTGGGCCGACGATCACGGCGAGCGCGTGGGGGATCAGCTTCCCGTTGTGGCGGTGCTCAACCACTGCGGCCCGGTGAACCTGTACGTCGAGGAGAATATGGCGTTCCGCTGTCAGGATCGCTGGGCATTCCCCGGATCGCGCATGCCGTCGAACGTCGAGCGCTGGACTACGCTGATCAACGCGGCGAAGCAGTGGCCGTTCGTGTACGTCGTCAGCGAGTATCCGGCCATCGTGCCGCCAGACGATCCGCCCACGAACGGATCGTTGAATTGGGACCTGCAAACCACGTTCGACCGGCCCCAGGGCGGCCTGACCATCGCGCTGTGGCGGGTCACCATGAAGCACTAGGGGCAAAACGGGCGGGACAGATCGCCGGGCAGACCTCACCCCCGACCCCTCGCCAATCAAGTTGGAGAGAGGAGATAAGCCCAATTGCACGCGATCCGTAAGGGCGGGGCTTGCTCCGCCCGTTTTTGGCATACCGCGTATCAACGCAGGGGCGTATAGCACGTCCACGGGCGATGCAAGCATCGTCCCTACGAAAAACCGGGCATCGATCCTCTGTCTGCTAAATCACGTAATCCGGCAGTTGCTCGATGCGCTCGGCGGCACTGTGGCCGTTGCCGTTCGCCTGCGCGGCCTTCTCCACGTCGTCCAGGCGCGCCAGGATGCGATCGAGCCGCTCGGAAATGATATCCGGCAAAATATTGTGATCCAGGTCTGGGCGATGCGCTTCCGGCTCTGCGCCGCTGCGATGCACCGGCCTGCCGGGAATGCCCACCACGACCATATCCGGTTCCACGTCTTTGACGACCACTGCGTTCGCTCCAATGCGTGTATTACGCCCAATGGTGATCGCGCCCAACACCTTCGCCCCGGCGCCGATCACAACCCCATCCTCGATGGTAGGGTGACGCTTGCCGTGATGCAGGCTCACACCGCCCAGCGTCACCCCGTGATAAATCGTCACGTTCGCGCCGACCTCAGCCGTCTCGCCAATCACGACGCCCATGCCGTGATCGATGAACAGGCGCGGGCCGATGCGCGCGCCGGGGTGAATTTCGATCCCCGTCAGCCAGCGCGTGAACTGCGAGAGCCAGCGTGCAGGCAGATACAAATGCGCGTTCCACAGCCGGTGCGAAACCCGGTAGGCCCACAACGCGTGCAGCCCGGAATAGCTCGTAAGCACCTCAAGCCGGTTGCGCGCCGCCGGATCGCGCTCCAGTACACACTGGACATCGTCACGAATCGACGCCAAGATCGACATGATCGTTCACCTCATTCCCATTTCCAGCCGGTCGGCAGCGCCTCCGGCGCGTTAAACATCCAGATCTTCGTACAGCACGGTCGACAGATAGCGCTCGCCGAAGGACGGGATAATCACCACGATGAGCTTGCCCGCGTTTTCGGGGCGGCTGCCCACCTGAATCGCGGCCCACGTCGCCGCGCCCGACGAGATACCGACCAGCAGCCCTTCTTCGGTCGCCATGCGGCGCGCGGTCTGAATCGCGTCCTCGCCGCTGACCGTCACCACCTCGTCGTAAACGTGCGTGTTGAGCACGTTCGGCACGAAACCCGCGCCGATGCCCTGAATGGGGTGCGGCCCCTTCTGCCCGCCGGACAGGATCGGCGACGCGGCAGGCTCCACCGCGACGATCTTCACCGACGGCTTGCGCTCCTTGAGCACCTCGCCCACGCCCGTGATCGTGCCGCCCGTGCCGATGCCCGCCACCACCAGATCGACGCTGCCGTCCGTATCGCGCCAGATTTCTTCGGCGGTGGTGCGGCGGTGGACTTCGGGATTGGCGGGATTCTGGAACTGCTGGGGGATAAAGACGTTGGGATCGGCGGCGGCGAGTTCTTCGGCTTTGGCGATGGCGGCGTTCATCCCGCCGGGGCCGGGCGTGAGGATG contains:
- a CDS encoding HAD family hydrolase, with amino-acid sequence MPRPIKLAFFNVIGTLHPQFNPYDYLHRRLDLMDESLEYTFQYQRRPQDVARWHEAEAELWEGQDAERVEMLLGQLAWLPGAADVAQLLRSSGVELVLISSGFDLQLRPEAAQLDARYWFANTLCVEDGRLTGEIDLCLDDNARGELVAQVRVQAGAAADECIAFGASMLDIPMFEQVGWSAAIMPYDSRVREAATITLEEPDLTPLLPMLRSLL
- a CDS encoding SH3 domain-containing protein, with translation MSRFARRGLPGLVACVILLLALPIVPGAPAAHAQNGCDGLIAPRLTPGGAGRVSSSLGVSLKNVPATSAGGATELATLPTDTVFTVLDGPQCNQGYAWWQIQLPSGVTGWAAEGNATDYFLEPTTIGLYTYRRSPDATTVTRFFVTPDGAARQEAVFTVPPLDATPASAWQQVELDTLTQGLTDVAQNCPERFVGTPWADEAARTDPTNVALPVLDYTIYPAPAGDRLLLVRSLMLPLPRCVTALPDEAGMTRVTLLAEDGTETELFPFPQHGTIPASQDRYALSEPDAPRVYLDEIKWSPDGGYIAFVVAYRDTCEDADCYRFQMYVYNTGSGQLYVPGEGRHVAWANNGAQLLAFRLLAEGDTQRGHLYSMNPDGTGRQEVWLPGGAVYLSSTQTALGFPWNAGGTRVLIGNGGTEQVMMLNIVDRGLTSPAAVPDIAAPLNRLSVDFVKGDSALLWTTIRGQFVLQDVRSGEAVRLTSEVASTGVPLREVRPFSTGLHVLLEMSNGTAYVLDLTADRLTQVVFGG
- a CDS encoding SH3 domain-containing protein — translated: MRGLVNFFLFVLVTAVVCAGVAGAAYVMADRFEVKTDAHTEQIETDDVTPTANDGPVTTSPAATEDASSAAPDLAATATPRPSATPNVTATPNATSTPAFTVWTIFAQQSVNIRECPAQTCRLIALLRPGTEIHVLDTVDNWHEILLDDGQIGYVATYLTREATPAP
- a CDS encoding glycosyltransferase family 39 protein; the encoded protein is MPSAKRSLPLLLVVAVLLGGFALRVHNADAVPVFVDEYNHIRRAQAAYDFSYNPMEISHGKLLFYYWIGLFDPQGEGTLLVSRWADALASLLTCAAAGGAAKLLFGRRALVPAMAFYALVPFAVFFDRTALADPLAGALASLAAWSSLIVVRRPTVRRGLAAGLLITLAVLAKLTTAGVLALPVAGAIVLGDVAWPRRDWTSVRAWIGALWRRYRRAWIAVGGVFTLAAAVVLALTLESAINGENTYLLDTHLVQQEPGTNSLLVEKWGDIRDRGETLISAPLSLVMIVLLVVLLWRKPRPAIYALAWLLAIWIPNLALADDVQSRYLMAGVGALAALFGGEMVAGGALLGDWIARGRDELARARWRHWATAGLASVILVVWAVGFALPFDVKASTDPASLKLPWRDSHDYFNYIYNAWGIRETMAWADDHGERVGDQLPVVAVLNHCGPVNLYVEENMAFRCQDRWAFPGSRMPSNVERWTTLINAAKQWPFVYVVSEYPAIVPPDDPPTNGSLNWDLQTTFDRPQGGLTIALWRVTMKH
- the epsC gene encoding serine O-acetyltransferase EpsC translates to MSILASIRDDVQCVLERDPAARNRLEVLTSYSGLHALWAYRVSHRLWNAHLYLPARWLSQFTRWLTGIEIHPGARIGPRLFIDHGMGVVIGETAEVGANVTIYHGVTLGGVSLHHGKRHPTIEDGVVIGAGAKVLGAITIGRNTRIGANAVVVKDVEPDMVVVGIPGRPVHRSGAEPEAHRPDLDHNILPDIISERLDRILARLDDVEKAAQANGNGHSAAERIEQLPDYVI
- the cysK gene encoding cysteine synthase A → MKIADNVTQLVGNTPLVRLNRIVGDIPAQIVAKLEFYNPANSVKDRIGVAMIEAAERDGKIGPDTIIVEPTSGNTGIALAMVAAQRGYRLILTMPESMSKERRKLLKAFGAELILTPGPGGMNAAIAKAEELAAADPNVFIPQQFQNPANPEVHRRTTAEEIWRDTDGSVDLVVAGIGTGGTITGVGEVLKERKPSVKIVAVEPAASPILSGGQKGPHPIQGIGAGFVPNVLNTHVYDEVVTVSGEDAIQTARRMATEEGLLVGISSGAATWAAIQVGSRPENAGKLIVVIIPSFGERYLSTVLYEDLDV